GAATACATGTAGGACCTACATTAGTAAGTTGGGCATTAATAGATCGTGACTTTAATCTATTaaattggaattatgaaacttgGTATGATTGTAGACCTCGAAATAATTCTTACCATTTAATCGAAATGGTAAATACTATGAAATTTGATATTCAATAGTATAACATAATATACAACTTAATATTTTGCTGCATTGTTGTTACTACTTTAGGTGCCaagtatcgttaaaaaaataccTAAATCTAGCGCATATATAATGGAAGATATTCAGCTTATTAGAAATACAATAACTCCAAACATTTTGTACCTACAACAACAGTTCATTGTTTCTATCATGGTTTGCGTAGCATTAAGAGATGGTCCGTTTGTATAATAATATGAATATTATTGTAAGAGAATGTTTATTAATTAGATCATTAATTTCATTAAGTTTACTTCTTTAGGAAACGATGTACCATGCGTAAACAATGTGTATGTATTCAAACCTAAGACAACAGCACGTTTTTTTAAACTTCTGCTTGGTTCTGAAATTATAGGTGCACAATATGTTGTCCATGTAACAAGTACATTCAATCAAATTGAGATACGTGATATGGCATCAATCAATATGTGTATAAGTGatgatggaaaaagaaaatatatgcgTGGGAGCTCTGATGTACAAGAGCAAATGAGATGGTCTTTGTTGAAGGCTTTATCGTTTTTTCATATAGCTGAAATgcaaaacaatttcgaaaaaaaaaaaacggattaAGAAGTCCGTTACATAAATGGTTTGTAGTGttaaatttttttgtattttgaaagtgtaaaatgtaaaaatcgaaTGAAGAAATGAATTAAATGTtgtatttaatgaaaaattgtttacagaGTAATACCTTCGTTATACAATTTGAAAACTCTGAAAATCAACTTGCAAAAACTTCAATGTTTTTTCCGTTTCCTAACCGTAGTTATTCGATCCAAAAAACAAAAGCAGAGTTTACAAGAacaggaaagaaaaataaaacggagAATTTCGTACAGAGTAATACATTAAGTGTGTACAGATCCattcatttattatatattaattttcattatactATCTATTCATAGTACACTGTACGTCTAATGTTTCTCGCTTCTCGAATACGAACTCACATCGGGTAAATAAACAGGTAAGTAACGTTTCGTCACAATGGTAACGGCGAATATTGCATCCATCGAAATATGTATACCATCGTGAGCAATTTGAGTAAGTATACGAGAGCAATGTATTCGAGTAGTGACTGCTTCGTGAACATAGTCAACGAATTTGTACGACCAACTAAAAAGTACAGATTTGATAATATTTCTGTGCCAAAACTTGTAATGTCAAATTAGGTATACCCGTCGAAAAGAGAGTAACACCGCTATTTAATCCGGCAGTGATGCTGTGTAAGAAGCATGTAGTTACATATCATTATCTAATCCAGCATGGGTAAGCACACCACGTAGTTCTCCACTGTATGTATCTTATATTCGCTTTTCAGTACAATCACATTGAATTCCAACGACAGCACCTTCACATGAcaacaattttaaacgaaagaaagagttCGACATTTATCGGTTCAATGTAGAAAATTAAAGGATTCGTAGCCTTGGTACTCATTGAATTTACTTGCGCGTGCCTGTGCTCGTGTGTGCTTTTACACTTGTCTCTCAGTTGATTCTGTaagaaatatttgtaacataAATACGAaggatatttatatatatagctGTACTTTATGAAAAAACAATTCATACATTGCAACAATCGAATTCCATTTCTCATATCCATCTAGAGAAAAAAGTTTTATTTGCCAATTGTATAGTTAAGGATTCAGTTATCGAGTGATTTTTCAATTATGTATAATCGCATGTAATTATATCTATGAATCGAACAGAAATATCAACCGATGCACTTTTTCGACTTTGATTGCCAATGGACTACAGGTCGCTAAACTGTCGTCGACACGACAGTGAACGCTATACAATAAACTATGTGATTGCACGCGTCATTTTCTATAATGTTACTCGCAATCGCATCGCTGCCAGGTTAAcgcaatttataattattaaagtAATACCCGATCAGACCAGCTGGAAACGAGTCtcgacatatatatgtataacgaCATTTCTAATATATAATtctgtgtatatataatatatctatatgtatatatacgtatgtgcACGTCTGTTTTACGCTACAACACATtgtgaaacggaaaaaacgtTAAGTACGTTATAATAATTACTATctccttttttttgtttctttctttctttatagtTTACAAACACTTTTGTAACTCGAGAGACATCCTTACGCAAGCGTATACGTGTATAAAATCTATCCAGTTTAAAACGTACATCTCTCGTGGACCTCGCACCGGAGCGATATTACCAGCTCGCTCGGACGTGCAATACGATGCGGCTTGAGCATCAACAAATACATCAGGGACAGAAGTGCAACAATCTCGATAATATTATTGTTGCGGTCACGAAAACACGGCTGTCTTGCTCGGTGGGCACGCAAAATAGTCGATACGATTACAACATTAAACGATTTGATATTAAAATCTACAAAAATATCCCGAAATGTGTGGTACAACCACCGAAAAAAAGTTGCAAGTTGTTTCTTACCCGAAAAGAAGTCGAAAAATCTGTGACAACGTATTTCGTACGAGTACTTCGTTTTTTCACGAAAATTGACTTCAGAGAAGCGTATTGACTTCAAATCCGATTATCTCGAAAAAGAAGCCAAGTacgacaaaattttattccacgcaTTC
The sequence above is drawn from the Ptiloglossa arizonensis isolate GNS036 chromosome 1, iyPtiAriz1_principal, whole genome shotgun sequence genome and encodes:
- the LOC143151128 gene encoding transcription elongation factor, mitochondrial — encoded protein: MLRTLRNFIYKADSQKKLCIRLSLINCRLFQDKSFRFTRETKILQIANEGTEEQLQKFIELSHAKSIILHRIQNGPYKSLLDLLLINKFEHNIAQRFCNAICPEKLTKMNKYTVVPNIKMEELPDTVLGIHVGPTLVSWALIDRDFNLLNWNYETWYDCRPRNNSYHLIEMVPSIVKKIPKSSAYIMEDIQLIRNTITPNILYLQQQFIVSIMVCVALRDGNDVPCVNNVYVFKPKTTARFFKLLLGSEIIGAQYVVHVTSTFNQIEIRDMASINMCISDDGKRKYMRGSSDVQEQMRWSLLKALSFFHIAEMQNNFEKKKTD